A single genomic interval of Aedes aegypti strain LVP_AGWG chromosome 1, AaegL5.0 Primary Assembly, whole genome shotgun sequence harbors:
- the LOC110674792 gene encoding uncharacterized protein LOC110674792: protein MDIKRPKKYGENYTSAVLSTAIAKVRGKEMSIKKDAKHFGIPRSTIRSRLLLKNQDQIRGGPDTALLPEEEKEIEEWIFDMQNRGYPITKNWLLDSVKEYLDANNRENREQLLFGLQSLRSALPQKCLHRIQ, encoded by the exons ATGGATATCAAA AGACCGAAAAAATATGGTGAAAACTATACTTCAGCGGTGCTCTCTACCGCTATTGCGAAGGTTCGCGGCAAAGAGATGAGCATCAAGAAGGATGCAAAGCATTTCGGAATTCCCCGTTCTACGATTCGCTCCCGTCTGTTGCTGAAGAATCAGGATCAAATTCGTGGTGGTCCAGACACAGCTTTACTACCAGAAGAGGAAAAGGAAATAGAGGAGTGGATTTTCGATATGCAGAACCGAGGATATCCAATCACGAAAAATTGGCTACTGGACAGcgtgaaggaatatctggatgCCAATAACCGCGAGAACCGAGAACAACTGCTATTCGGACTCCAGAGTTTGAGATCAGCGCTACCGCAAAAGTGTCTTCATcgaatacagtga